One part of the Lotus japonicus ecotype B-129 chromosome 2, LjGifu_v1.2 genome encodes these proteins:
- the LOC130737420 gene encoding uncharacterized protein LOC130737420 isoform X1, whose product MGTPLKPATTMDTINDLIEEAKLRFLWWALCIFAISYFLTHTSKSMWMNIPMSILVACALRIILNKVEFRWKVQPPRSQTYLSHLEKKQLSPDNASLSTLPGPPEWKKKIDSPVVEAALNDFMDLILKDFVINMWYADITPDGEFPEQIRDLIMDALAEVSVRVKDINLVDLLTRDIVDLISDHIDLFRRNQAAIGVDVMLTLSSEERDERLKFHLLNSKELHPALISPESEYKVLQRLMSGLLATVLRKPEVQCPVIRSIAREILTCLILQPVLNLASPAYINELIESLLLILNNEGSNWTGGGDQSTDATNHNHGHSVGGHDSHTGSADWAQMLEAATQRRTEVLMPENLENMWARGKNYKRKGNKKAKDHATDHSLPDRNLAQETSVSKPGTYAVPEGKSSSHPLHTVGSDPLINIGNTTRSESSPDPEKELSFGADHQVDEGNDIKDHTSSKHTIPLKRSSSSSVLGIQPHNGWSIVSEFYTPDLEKRGEGLRGKSGSDMVVRREGLSVPKLRCRVMGAYFEKLGSTSFAVYSIAVTDGQENTWFVKRRYRNFERLHRHLKDIPNYSLHLPPKRIFSSSTEDAFVHQRCIQLNKYLQDLLSIANVAEQHEVWDFLSVSSKNYSFGKSSSVMRTLAVNVDDAVDDIVRQFKDVSDGLMRKVVGASPTTTEGSTTSTTWNTWNMDEMDKSILRQNAVESALSSDNEEGEKEVNIDREAAEDNEWHSDNELTLKDYSQQIINPGNESANLDQDRKHDVMMEAKVGKDVPPTNPTLLPDYLDDPVGVPPEWAPPNVTVPILNLVDNIFQLKKRGWLRRQVFWISKQILQVVMEDAIDDLLLSEIHWLRREDTIAQGIRWVQDILWPGGKFFLRVQTPQLFIGGNVIDQNPLQTIESCGSKIGKSQSGSFEQQLEAARRASDLKKLLFDGAPAALVSLIGQKQYRRCASDIYYFSQSSICVKQLAYAILELLLISVFPELRNVVMSVHENMHVHQPV is encoded by the exons ATGGGTACCCCCCTTAAACCAGCAACAACAATGGATACCATCAATGATCTCATCGAAGAGGCCAAGCTTCGTTTTCTTTGGTGGGCTCTTTGTATATTCGCCATTTCCTATTTCTTAACTC ATACAAGTAAGTCAATGTGGATGAATATACCCATGTCCATTCTTGTTGCTTGTGCTCTGCGGATTATTCTGAACAAGGTGGAGTTCCGTTGGAAGGTTCAACCACCTAGATCGCAGACTTACCTATCTCATTTGGAGAAAAAGCAGTTGTCTCCGGACAATGCTAGCCTCTCTACTTTACCTGGTCCTCCTgaatggaagaagaagattgaTTCACCCGTGGTAGAGGCTGCCTTGAACGATTTCATGGATTTGATATTGAAGGATTTCGTGATAAATATGTGGTACGCAGACATTACTCCAGATGGGGAGTTTCCTGAGCAGATACGCGACTTAATCATGGATGCTCTTGCTGAAGTGTCTGTAAGGGTCAAAGATATAAACCTTGTTGACTTGCTCACAAG AGATATAGTTGATTTAATAAGTGATCATATAGACCTTTTCAGAAGAAATCAAGCTGCTATAGGTGTTGATGTTATGTTAACATTATCTTCAGAGGAGAGGGACGAGAGATTGAAATTCCACCTGTTGAATTCTAAGGAGCTTCATCCAGCACTAATATCTCCAGAGAGTGAGTACAAG GTTCTTCAGCGGCTAATGAGTGGACTATTAGCAACAGTGCTTAGAAAACCGGAAGTTCAATGTCCTGTCATTCGATCTATAGCACGGGAAATTTTAACTTGCTTGATTTTGCAACCTGTACTGAACTTGGCAAGCCCTGC GTATATTAATGAGCTGATTGAATCTCTTCTACTTATCCTCAATAATGAGGGTTCAAATTGGACGGGTGGAGGTGATCAATCAACTGATGCTACAAATCATAATCATGGTCATTCGGTTGGTGGACATGATAGTCACACAGGCTCTGCTGACTGGGCACAGATGCTAGAGGCTGCAACTCAGAGAAGAACTGAAGTTCTTATGCCGGAGAATCTTGAGAACATGTGGGCACGAGGAAAGAATTACAAAAGGAAAGGGAATAAAAAGGCCAAAGATCATGCTACAGATCATTCACTGCCTGATAGAAATTTGGCTCAGGAAACATCAGTGAGTAAACCTGGAACATATGCAGTTCCTGAAGGAAAGTCGTCATCGCATCCATTGCATACTGTGGGTTCTGATCCGCTAATAAATATTGGAAACACAACTAGGTCAGAGTCTTCACCAGATCCCGAAAAGGAATTATCCTTTGGAGCTGATCATCAAGTTGATGAAGGGAATGATATCAAGGATCACACTTCTAGTAAGCATACAATTCCGCTCAAGAGATCCAGCAGTTCTTCTGTCTTGGGAATCCAACCTCATAATGGATGGTCCATTGTGTCAGAGTTCTACACGCCTGACCTTGAGAAGCGCGGTGAAGGACTTCGAGGAAAGAGTGGTTCTGACATGGTGGTTAGGAGAGAGGGACTTTCTGTTCCCAAGCTTCGGTGCCGG GTCATGGGAGCATATTTTGAGAAACTTGGATCCACATCTTTTGCCGTATATTCAATTGCAGTGACTGATGGGCAAGAGAATACTTGGTTTGTAAAACGAAG GTACAGGAATTTTGAGCGATTGCATCGGCATCTAAAAGATATTCCGAATTACTCATTGCATTTGCCTCCCAAAAGGATATTTTCCTCAAGTACAGAGGATGCCTTTGTCCATCAGCGTTGCATTCAACTGAATAAATATCTACAG GATCTCCTGTCAATAGCTAATGTTGCTGAGCAACATGAAGTTTGGGACTTTCTTAGTGTTTCCTCAAAG AATTACTCTTTTGGGAAATCTTCTTCAGTGATGAGGACCCTGGCAG TAAATGTAGATGATGCTGTGGATGATATTGTACGCCAGTTTAAAGATGTTTCAGATGGTTTAATGCGAAAAGTTGTTGGTGCATCACCCACCACCACTGAAGGTTCTACTACATctaccacttggaacacttggaATATGGATGAAATGGATAAAAGTATTCTGAGGCAAAATGCTGTAGAGAGTGCTTTAAGCTCTGATAATGAGGAAGGTGAAAAAGAAGTTAATATTGATAGAGAAGCAGCAGAAGATAATGAGTGGCATTCTGACAATGAATTGACCTTGAAGGATTATTCACAGCAGATCATAAACCCTGGTAATGAGTCTGCTAACTTGGATCAAGATCGGAAACATGATGTGATGATGGAAGCAAAGGTTGGCAAGGATGTTCCACCTACAAATCCCACTCTACTCCCTGATTATTTGGACGATCCAGTTGGTGTGCCACCTGAG TGGGCCCCACCTAATGTGACTGTCCCTATTCTGAATTTGGTTGATAACATATTTCAGCTTAAGAAAAGAGGCTGGCTAAG AAGACAGGTATTTTGGATATCAAAACAGATATTACAGGTTGTCATGGAAGATGCTATAGATGATTTGCTCCTAAGTGAGATTCATTGGCTCCGCAGAGAGGATACCATTGCCCAAGGGATTCGGTGGGTCCAAGAT ATCCTCTGGCCCGGTggcaaattttttttaagagtACAGACCCCTCAGTTATTCATTGGTGGCAATGTAATTGATCAAAATCCTTTACAAACCATTGAATCTTGTGGGAGCAAGATTGGCAAGTCACAGTCAGGATCTTTTGAGCAACAGCTTGAGGCTGCTCGTAGAGCAAGTGACCTGAAGAAACTGCTCTTTG ATGGAGCTCCCGCAGCCTTAGTCAGTTTAATCGGGCAGAAACAGTACAGACGTTGTGCCAGTGATATATATTACTTCAGTCAG TCTTCTATATGTGTAAAGCAACTTGCttatgcaatccttgaactccTGCTCATATCTGTCTTCCCTGAGTTGCGCAATGTTGTCATGAGTGTTCATGAGAATATGCATGTTCACCAACCTGTATAG
- the LOC130737420 gene encoding uncharacterized protein LOC130737420 isoform X2, which translates to MGTPLKPATTMDTINDLIEEAKLRFLWWALCIFAISYFLTHTSKSMWMNIPMSILVACALRIILNKVEFRWKVQPPRSQTYLSHLEKKQLSPDNASLSTLPGPPEWKKKIDSPVVEAALNDFMDLILKDFVINMWYADITPDGEFPEQIRDLIMDALAEVSVRVKDINLVDLLTRDIVDLISDHIDLFRRNQAAIGVDVMLTLSSEERDERLKFHLLNSKELHPALISPESEYKVLQRLMSGLLATVLRKPEVQCPVIRSIAREILTCLILQPVLNLASPAYINELIESLLLILNNEGSNWTGGGDQSTDATNHNHGHSVGGHDSHTGSADWAQMLEAATQRRTEVLMPENLENMWARGKNYKRKGNKKAKDHATDHSLPDRNLAQETSVSKPGTYAVPEGKSSSHPLHTVGSDPLINIGNTTRSESSPDPEKELSFGADHQVDEGNDIKDHTSSKHTIPLKRSSSSSVLGIQPHNGWSIVSEFYTPDLEKRGEGLRGKSGSDMVVRREGLSVPKLRCRVMGAYFEKLGSTSFAVYSIAVTDGQENTWFVKRRYRNFERLHRHLKDIPNYSLHLPPKRIFSSSTEDAFVHQRCIQLNKYLQDLLSIANVAEQHEVWDFLSVSSKNYSFGKSSSVMRTLAVNVDDAVDDIVRQFKDVSDGLMRKVVGASPTTTEGSTTSTTWNTWNMDEMDKSILRQNAVESALSSDNEEGEKEVNIDREAAEDNEWHSDNELTLKDYSQQIINPGNESANLDQDRKHDVMMEAKVGKDVPPTNPTLLPDYLDDPVGVPPEWAPPNVTVPILNLVDNIFQLKKRGWLRRQVFWISKQILQVVMEDAIDDLLLSEIHWLRREDTIAQGIRSSGPVANFF; encoded by the exons ATGGGTACCCCCCTTAAACCAGCAACAACAATGGATACCATCAATGATCTCATCGAAGAGGCCAAGCTTCGTTTTCTTTGGTGGGCTCTTTGTATATTCGCCATTTCCTATTTCTTAACTC ATACAAGTAAGTCAATGTGGATGAATATACCCATGTCCATTCTTGTTGCTTGTGCTCTGCGGATTATTCTGAACAAGGTGGAGTTCCGTTGGAAGGTTCAACCACCTAGATCGCAGACTTACCTATCTCATTTGGAGAAAAAGCAGTTGTCTCCGGACAATGCTAGCCTCTCTACTTTACCTGGTCCTCCTgaatggaagaagaagattgaTTCACCCGTGGTAGAGGCTGCCTTGAACGATTTCATGGATTTGATATTGAAGGATTTCGTGATAAATATGTGGTACGCAGACATTACTCCAGATGGGGAGTTTCCTGAGCAGATACGCGACTTAATCATGGATGCTCTTGCTGAAGTGTCTGTAAGGGTCAAAGATATAAACCTTGTTGACTTGCTCACAAG AGATATAGTTGATTTAATAAGTGATCATATAGACCTTTTCAGAAGAAATCAAGCTGCTATAGGTGTTGATGTTATGTTAACATTATCTTCAGAGGAGAGGGACGAGAGATTGAAATTCCACCTGTTGAATTCTAAGGAGCTTCATCCAGCACTAATATCTCCAGAGAGTGAGTACAAG GTTCTTCAGCGGCTAATGAGTGGACTATTAGCAACAGTGCTTAGAAAACCGGAAGTTCAATGTCCTGTCATTCGATCTATAGCACGGGAAATTTTAACTTGCTTGATTTTGCAACCTGTACTGAACTTGGCAAGCCCTGC GTATATTAATGAGCTGATTGAATCTCTTCTACTTATCCTCAATAATGAGGGTTCAAATTGGACGGGTGGAGGTGATCAATCAACTGATGCTACAAATCATAATCATGGTCATTCGGTTGGTGGACATGATAGTCACACAGGCTCTGCTGACTGGGCACAGATGCTAGAGGCTGCAACTCAGAGAAGAACTGAAGTTCTTATGCCGGAGAATCTTGAGAACATGTGGGCACGAGGAAAGAATTACAAAAGGAAAGGGAATAAAAAGGCCAAAGATCATGCTACAGATCATTCACTGCCTGATAGAAATTTGGCTCAGGAAACATCAGTGAGTAAACCTGGAACATATGCAGTTCCTGAAGGAAAGTCGTCATCGCATCCATTGCATACTGTGGGTTCTGATCCGCTAATAAATATTGGAAACACAACTAGGTCAGAGTCTTCACCAGATCCCGAAAAGGAATTATCCTTTGGAGCTGATCATCAAGTTGATGAAGGGAATGATATCAAGGATCACACTTCTAGTAAGCATACAATTCCGCTCAAGAGATCCAGCAGTTCTTCTGTCTTGGGAATCCAACCTCATAATGGATGGTCCATTGTGTCAGAGTTCTACACGCCTGACCTTGAGAAGCGCGGTGAAGGACTTCGAGGAAAGAGTGGTTCTGACATGGTGGTTAGGAGAGAGGGACTTTCTGTTCCCAAGCTTCGGTGCCGG GTCATGGGAGCATATTTTGAGAAACTTGGATCCACATCTTTTGCCGTATATTCAATTGCAGTGACTGATGGGCAAGAGAATACTTGGTTTGTAAAACGAAG GTACAGGAATTTTGAGCGATTGCATCGGCATCTAAAAGATATTCCGAATTACTCATTGCATTTGCCTCCCAAAAGGATATTTTCCTCAAGTACAGAGGATGCCTTTGTCCATCAGCGTTGCATTCAACTGAATAAATATCTACAG GATCTCCTGTCAATAGCTAATGTTGCTGAGCAACATGAAGTTTGGGACTTTCTTAGTGTTTCCTCAAAG AATTACTCTTTTGGGAAATCTTCTTCAGTGATGAGGACCCTGGCAG TAAATGTAGATGATGCTGTGGATGATATTGTACGCCAGTTTAAAGATGTTTCAGATGGTTTAATGCGAAAAGTTGTTGGTGCATCACCCACCACCACTGAAGGTTCTACTACATctaccacttggaacacttggaATATGGATGAAATGGATAAAAGTATTCTGAGGCAAAATGCTGTAGAGAGTGCTTTAAGCTCTGATAATGAGGAAGGTGAAAAAGAAGTTAATATTGATAGAGAAGCAGCAGAAGATAATGAGTGGCATTCTGACAATGAATTGACCTTGAAGGATTATTCACAGCAGATCATAAACCCTGGTAATGAGTCTGCTAACTTGGATCAAGATCGGAAACATGATGTGATGATGGAAGCAAAGGTTGGCAAGGATGTTCCACCTACAAATCCCACTCTACTCCCTGATTATTTGGACGATCCAGTTGGTGTGCCACCTGAG TGGGCCCCACCTAATGTGACTGTCCCTATTCTGAATTTGGTTGATAACATATTTCAGCTTAAGAAAAGAGGCTGGCTAAG AAGACAGGTATTTTGGATATCAAAACAGATATTACAGGTTGTCATGGAAGATGCTATAGATGATTTGCTCCTAAGTGAGATTCATTGGCTCCGCAGAGAGGATACCATTGCCCAAGGGATTCG ATCCTCTGGCCCGGTggcaaattttttttaa